From the Corythoichthys intestinalis isolate RoL2023-P3 chromosome 13, ASM3026506v1, whole genome shotgun sequence genome, one window contains:
- the trappc14 gene encoding trafficking protein particle complex subunit 14: MDSLFEHSVRFPAEGECECADPAEHDALPQRTHFYLGETVPFLLLLRMGTLLREKRMDDLYAVASVGAQLRNNPLDSDNSVEEEEEEEEAEEDQRRSSGRPNRKFVDCSPLLHHNNARRVTEPVKSTQLSEEHFSFRLEVSLDKLPTDTLRAKIVVSVWEPDEELSQESYLREDLDKFQVEVSAMLNIVPPPSVGCRQLSVAGQQLTFLKVLNDSSIEDLCITNVRILPNYNTSYLPMMPDGSVLVVDNVCHRSAEVTMASFCRVDGARSRLPSTLAALEEHNFLFRMHLQDKTDDESSEGLEVPLVAMLQWRTSTLPRERLLSTVYSLPSIRLNRPGLVMSASCPSAVRYGERFRVKYTLVNNLRHFPSVRLRWDSAGGSEAVVCQSPFNNLGRCQKGSSVIFTVVFQILATGLFELSQHMKMKLQFAASPEERRLSNVRAMENLLLPDKIAKRQCKVFVLEQNSR, encoded by the exons ATGGACTCGCTATTTGAACACTCCGTGCGTTTTCCCGCTGAGGGAGAGTGCGAATGCGCGGACCCGGCGGAGCACGACGCTCTTCCGCAGAGGACGCACTTCTACCTCGGGGAGACAGTCCCTTTCCTTCTGCTACTGCGAATGGGGACTTTATTAAGGGAGAAGAGAATGGACGACTTGTACGCTGTGGCGAGCGTAGGCGCGCAGCTCCGAAACAACCCGCTCGACTCGGATAACagcgtagaagaagaagaagaagaagaagaagcggAGGAGGACCAGAGAAGAAGTAGCGGTCGCCCAAACCGGAAGTTCGTCGACTGTAGTccgcttcttcaccacaacaatGCACGGAGAGTCACGGAACCAGTTAAG TCGACTCAGCTGTCAGAAGAACACTTCTCCTTCCGTCTTGAGGTCTCTTTGGACAAGCTTCCAACCGACACACTCCGAGCCAAG ATTGTCGTGAGCGTTTGGGAGCCAGATGAAGAACTTTCGCAAGAAAGCTACCTCAGAGAAGACCTTGACAAATTCCAAGTGGAAG TCAGCGCTATGTTGAACATCGTACCGCCCCCTAGTGTCGGGTGTCGACAGTTGAGCGTCGCGGGACAacaattgactttcctcaaag TGTTGAACGACAGCTCCATAGAGGATCTTTGCATCACCAACGTGAGGATCCTTCCCAACTACAACACGTCCTACCTTCCCATGATGCCCGACGGTTCGGTTCTTGTGGTAGACAACGTATG CCACCGGTCGGCCGAGGTGACCATGGCGTCATTCTGCCGCGTGGACGGAGCGCGCTCGCGCTTACCTAGCACGCTCGCCGCCCTGGAGGAGCACAACTTCCTGTTCCGGATGCATCTCCAGGATAAAACCGACGACGAATCCAGCGAG GGTTTGGAAGTGCCATTGGTCGCCATGTTACAATGGCGCACGTCGACTCTGCCTCGGGAGAG GCTCCTGTCCACCGTTTACTCGCTGCCCAGTATCCGCTTAAACCGTCCGGGCCTGGTGATGAGCGCATCATGCCCGAGCGCCGTCCGATACGGTGAGCGTTTCCGAGTCAAGTACACCCTGGTGAACAACCTGCGCCACTTCCCATCCGTTCGGCTGCGCTGGGATTCCGCGGGCGGGTCCGAAGCGGTGGTCTGCCAGTCCCCCTTCAATAACCTGGGACGATGCCAGAAGGGTTCCAGCGTTATTTTCACCGTTGTCTTCCAGATCCTTGCAACGGGACTTTTTGAG CTAAGCCAGCACATGAAAATGAAGCTCCAGTTTGCAGCGTCACCTGAGGAACGCCGCTTGTCAAACGTCAG GGCGATGGAGAACCTCCTTCTTCCGGACAAGATTGCGAAAAGACAATGCAAAGTGTTTGTACTTGAGCAAAACAGCAGGTAA